The Cloeon dipterum chromosome X, ieCloDipt1.1, whole genome shotgun sequence genome includes a window with the following:
- the LOC135947260 gene encoding lysine-specific demethylase 4C-like isoform X3: protein MGSKNSFRVPEIMTFRPSYEQFKDFNQFVRFMESQGAHLAGLAKVIPPPEWKPRSGTYDMSEIGDIKIPAPIAQIVNGMGGTYQQINLQKKAMTVREYKDLAESVKYCKYRPPLGDNAEVERAYWKNLNYGEQIYGADVSGSLMDQNLENWNINKLGSILDYVGDDYKINIEGVNTAYLYFGMWKTTFAWHTEDMDLYSINYLHFGAPKTWYAIPPSHGRRFERVAAGLFPDHFKNCKAFLRHKTSLLSPNILRSNSIPYSSITQETGEIMITFPYSYHAGFNQGFNCAESTNFASERWVEYGKRCLHCTCNKDSVKISMEVFVRRLQSDRYESWLEGKDIGEHPEAPGLKAPANPPDGFVKKTERNGEILKKTSKRHPVHKQAASPAQEDDLCDEEDEEELPDEQDLDFLEEVYIRGGEMDPRKATILDDGHGLRNELPGVKRARGNDEDEWLPPSAKKSQKKLKCRYPKRSVTFPVHSAGRKPMLSATVFPSLTSPSRAASTTYYCNEAISRILGQDLVRMPMHPLSLSPGRASEANTSPSQPTWAFSPALNAGPDKPVSPDSTVQMSPVKPEDCTPPKNIGVEVLHGLIGSENRELERLYNSYWSQDEPHCALCTALCTRKSKMHEPMPDDWKEYTYNRNVTYLSEVWCPSYVFTRKLKENCTPPNFDYGTPIEKSLLLTCEDCKICVHAFCYGEMRPVRPGEPWKCDKCRVNMSEAIPQPLKACCLCPIPWGPLKRTSDRRWAHILCSLAIYEVNFMDEERKEPINVHNLDMDRLKLRCSYCKGTGRGLCVECCHPLCKVAFHPTCGVVCGARFSVSRGPQAVHVLASCADHTPCPPKVANNVLKRPNIGDKVWARHSNGRYYSGTVECVDEKIFAWVAYADGSFSNETEPQNVSYGAYCREKQMRSSLKVEVLTSQGITYQGDYEGSSLAPVYTVRTDALLITGVRDSDLIEFGKTEPLLKEEHVKQEVPSDEAVCSSSS, encoded by the exons ATGGGCTCTAAAAACTCGTTTCGCGTTCCAGAGATCATGACATTCAGGCCCAGCTATGAACAATTCAAAGATTTCAACCAGTTTGTTCGATTCATGGAGAGCCAAGGCGCACACCTTGCAGGTCTGGCGAAG GTTATTCCTCCGCCTGAATGGAAACCTCGTAGTGGAACTTACGACATGTCGGAGATTGGTGACATTAAAATCCCTGCGCCAATCGCACAGATTGTAAATGGCATGGGGGGTACTTACCAGCAAATAAACTTGCAGAAAAAAGCGATGACTGTTCGTGAATACAAGGATTTAGCCGAATCCGTGAAATACTGCAA GTACCGCCCGCCCCTGGGAGATAATGCAGAGGTTGAAAGAGCCTATTGGAAAAATCTCAATTACGGTGAGCAAATCTACGGCGCTGATGTCAGCGGCTCGTTGATGGACCAAAACCTTGAG AATTGGAACATTAACAAACTTGGCTCAATCCTGGACTATGTTGGCGACGACTACAAAATCAACATTGAGGGTGTCAATACAGCATATCTTTACTTCGGAATGTGGAAGACCACATTCGCTTGGCACACAGAAGATATGGACCTGTATAGTATAAATTATCTGCATTTTGGTGCCCCAAAGACTTGGTATGCCATACCTCCGTCGCATGGACGCCGGTTTGAGCGTGTCGCTGCTGGCCTATTTCCGGATCACTTCAAGAACTGCAAAGCATTCTTGAGGCATAAGACGTCGCTCTTGTCGCCCAACATCCTGAGGTCCAACAGTATTCCATACAGCTCG aTTACTCAAGAAACAGGGGAAATTATGATTACTTTCCCATACAGTTATCACGCTGGATTCAACCAGGGATTTAACTGTGCAGAGTCGACAAACTTTGCGTCGGAGCGCTGGGTCGAGTATGGCAAGCGCTGTTTACACTGCACTTGCAACAAGGACTCTGTCAAGATATCTATGGAGGTCTTTGTTCGTCGACTGCAAAGCGATAGATATGAAAGTTGGCTTGAGGGCAAGGATATCGGGGAGCACCCTGAGGCCCCAGGCCTGAAAGCACCTGCCAACCCGCCCGACGGCTTTGTCAAGAA GACTGAGAGGAACGGTGAAATACTTAAGAAAACGTCCAAGCGCCATCCTGTCCACAAGCAGGCCGCGTCACCAGCTCAAGAAGATGACTTGTGTGATGAGGAGGATGAAGAAGAATTACCTGATGAGCAAGACTTGGACTTTCTTGAGGAAGTTTACATCAGGGGTGGTGAAATGG ACCCTCGCAAGGCTACAATTCTAGATGATGGGCATGGCTTGAGGAATGAACTTCCAGGAGTAAAACGAGCTAGAGGCAACGATGAAGATGAGTGGCTTCCTCCGAGTGCAAAGAAAAGTCAGAAGAAACTTAAGTGCAG GTACCCGAAAAGATCGGTCACCTTCCCTGTGCACAGTGCCGGCCGGAAGCCAATGCTGAGCGCGACAGTATTCCCAAGCCTGACCAGTCCGAGTCGTGCAGCTTCGACCACATACTACTGCAACGAAGCTATTAGCCGCATCCTAGGCCAGGACCTGGTCCGCATGCCCATGCACCCCCTGTCGCTGTCCCCTGGGCGTGCTTCTGAGGCGAACACTAGCCCTTCTCAACCAACGTGGGCGTTTTCGCCGGCCCTCAACGCGGGACCTGACAAACCAGTCAGTCCAGACAGCACAGTACAAATGTCACCAGTCAAGCCTGAAGACTGCACTCCTCCAAAGAATATAG GCGTAGAAGTATTACATGGCTTGATTGGAAGCGAAAACAGAGAGTTAGAGAGACTGTACAACTCATACTGGAGTCAAGATGAGCCCCATTGTGCCCTCTGCACAGCTCTTTGCACCAGAAAG AGCAAAATGCACGAGCCTATGCCTGATGACTGGAAAGAGTACACATACAACAGAAACGTGACCTACCTAAGTGAAGTGTGGTGTCCATCTTATGTGTTCACGAGGAAATTGAAG gagAATTGCACGCCGCCAAACTTTGACTACGGCACGCCCATTGAAAAATCGCTCCTGCTAACCTGTGAGGACTGCAAAATCTGCGTTCATGCTTTTTGCTATGGGGAAATGCGCCCGGTCAGACCTGGCGAACCTTGGAAGTGCGACAAATGCAGGGTTAACATGAGCGAAGCG ATTCCACAACCCCTcaag GCTTGCTGTCTGTGTCCTATTCCGTGGGGTCCACTGAAGAGGACAAGCGATCGTCGCTGGGCTCACATTCTCTGCTCACTTGCTATTTATGAAGTCAACTTCATGGACGAGGAGCGGAAAGAGCCAATCAACGTGCACAACTTGGACATGGATAGACTGAAGCTG CGCTGCTCGTACTGTAAGGGAACCGGACGCGGTTTGTGCGTGGAGTGCTGCCACCCCCTGTGCAAGGTGGCGTTCCATCCTACGTGCGGCGTTGTGTGCGGCGCCAGATTCTCTGTCAGCAGGGGCCCGCAAGCGGTTCACGTGCTCGCCTCCTGTGCTGACCACACGCCTTGCCCACCTAAAGTTGCCAACAATGTGCTCAAGAGGCCCAATATCGGAGACAAG GTTTGGGCTCGGCACTCAAATGGAAGATACTACTCTGGCACTGTTGAGTGCGTCGACGAGAAGATCTTCGCCTGGGTTGCGTACGCAGATGGGTCTTTCTCCAATGAGACTGAACCCCAGAATGTTTCG TACGGAGCTTACTGCAGGGAAAAGCAAATGAGGAGCAGCCTGAAGGTGGAGGTACTCACTTCCCAAGGTATAACATATCAGGGTGATTATGAAGGCTCTTCTTTGGCACCTGTTTACACT gTGCGCACAGACGCTTTGCTGATAACTGGCGTGAGAGACAGTGACCTGATTGAGTTTGGCAAAACCGAGCCCCTACTCAAAGAAGAACACGTCAAG CAAGAGGTTCCTTCAGATGAAGCTGTCTGTTCCTCTTCCTCTTAG
- the LOC135947260 gene encoding lysine-specific demethylase 4C-like isoform X4, producing MGSKNSFRVPEIMTFRPSYEQFKDFNQFVRFMESQGAHLAGLAKVIPPPEWKPRSGTYDMSEIGDIKIPAPIAQIVNGMGGTYQQINLQKKAMTVREYKDLAESVKYCKYRPPLGDNAEVERAYWKNLNYGEQIYGADVSGSLMDQNLENWNINKLGSILDYVGDDYKINIEGVNTAYLYFGMWKTTFAWHTEDMDLYSINYLHFGAPKTWYAIPPSHGRRFERVAAGLFPDHFKNCKAFLRHKTSLLSPNILRSNSIPYSSITQETGEIMITFPYSYHAGFNQGFNCAESTNFASERWVEYGKRCLHCTCNKDSVKISMEVFVRRLQSDRYESWLEGKDIGEHPEAPGLKAPANPPDGFVKKTERNGEILKKTSKRHPVHKQAASPAQEDDLCDEEDEEELPDEQDLDFLEEVYIRGGEMDPRKATILDDGHGLRNELPGVKRARGNDEDEWLPPSAKKSQKKLKCRYPKRSVTFPVHSAGRKPMLSATVFPSLTSPSRAASTTYYCNEAISRILGQDLVRMPMHPLSLSPGRASEANTSPSQPTWAFSPALNAGPDKPVSPDSTVQMSPVKPEDCTPPKNIGVEVLHGLIGSENRELERLYNSYWSQDEPHCALCTALCTRKSKMHEPMPDDWKEYTYNRNVTYLSEVWCPSYVFTRKLKENCTPPNFDYGTPIEKSLLLTCEDCKICVHAFCYGEMRPVRPGEPWKCDKCRVNMSEAACCLCPIPWGPLKRTSDRRWAHILCSLAIYEVNFMDEERKEPINVHNLDMDRLKLRCSYCKGTGRGLCVECCHPLCKVAFHPTCGVVCGARFSVSRGPQAVHVLASCADHTPCPPKVANNVLKRPNIGDKVWARHSNGRYYSGTVECVDEKIFAWVAYADGSFSNETEPQNVSYGAYCREKQMRSSLKVEVLTSQGITYQGDYEGSSLAPVYTVRTDALLITGVRDSDLIEFGKTEPLLKEEHVKQEVPSDEAVCSSSS from the exons ATGGGCTCTAAAAACTCGTTTCGCGTTCCAGAGATCATGACATTCAGGCCCAGCTATGAACAATTCAAAGATTTCAACCAGTTTGTTCGATTCATGGAGAGCCAAGGCGCACACCTTGCAGGTCTGGCGAAG GTTATTCCTCCGCCTGAATGGAAACCTCGTAGTGGAACTTACGACATGTCGGAGATTGGTGACATTAAAATCCCTGCGCCAATCGCACAGATTGTAAATGGCATGGGGGGTACTTACCAGCAAATAAACTTGCAGAAAAAAGCGATGACTGTTCGTGAATACAAGGATTTAGCCGAATCCGTGAAATACTGCAA GTACCGCCCGCCCCTGGGAGATAATGCAGAGGTTGAAAGAGCCTATTGGAAAAATCTCAATTACGGTGAGCAAATCTACGGCGCTGATGTCAGCGGCTCGTTGATGGACCAAAACCTTGAG AATTGGAACATTAACAAACTTGGCTCAATCCTGGACTATGTTGGCGACGACTACAAAATCAACATTGAGGGTGTCAATACAGCATATCTTTACTTCGGAATGTGGAAGACCACATTCGCTTGGCACACAGAAGATATGGACCTGTATAGTATAAATTATCTGCATTTTGGTGCCCCAAAGACTTGGTATGCCATACCTCCGTCGCATGGACGCCGGTTTGAGCGTGTCGCTGCTGGCCTATTTCCGGATCACTTCAAGAACTGCAAAGCATTCTTGAGGCATAAGACGTCGCTCTTGTCGCCCAACATCCTGAGGTCCAACAGTATTCCATACAGCTCG aTTACTCAAGAAACAGGGGAAATTATGATTACTTTCCCATACAGTTATCACGCTGGATTCAACCAGGGATTTAACTGTGCAGAGTCGACAAACTTTGCGTCGGAGCGCTGGGTCGAGTATGGCAAGCGCTGTTTACACTGCACTTGCAACAAGGACTCTGTCAAGATATCTATGGAGGTCTTTGTTCGTCGACTGCAAAGCGATAGATATGAAAGTTGGCTTGAGGGCAAGGATATCGGGGAGCACCCTGAGGCCCCAGGCCTGAAAGCACCTGCCAACCCGCCCGACGGCTTTGTCAAGAA GACTGAGAGGAACGGTGAAATACTTAAGAAAACGTCCAAGCGCCATCCTGTCCACAAGCAGGCCGCGTCACCAGCTCAAGAAGATGACTTGTGTGATGAGGAGGATGAAGAAGAATTACCTGATGAGCAAGACTTGGACTTTCTTGAGGAAGTTTACATCAGGGGTGGTGAAATGG ACCCTCGCAAGGCTACAATTCTAGATGATGGGCATGGCTTGAGGAATGAACTTCCAGGAGTAAAACGAGCTAGAGGCAACGATGAAGATGAGTGGCTTCCTCCGAGTGCAAAGAAAAGTCAGAAGAAACTTAAGTGCAG GTACCCGAAAAGATCGGTCACCTTCCCTGTGCACAGTGCCGGCCGGAAGCCAATGCTGAGCGCGACAGTATTCCCAAGCCTGACCAGTCCGAGTCGTGCAGCTTCGACCACATACTACTGCAACGAAGCTATTAGCCGCATCCTAGGCCAGGACCTGGTCCGCATGCCCATGCACCCCCTGTCGCTGTCCCCTGGGCGTGCTTCTGAGGCGAACACTAGCCCTTCTCAACCAACGTGGGCGTTTTCGCCGGCCCTCAACGCGGGACCTGACAAACCAGTCAGTCCAGACAGCACAGTACAAATGTCACCAGTCAAGCCTGAAGACTGCACTCCTCCAAAGAATATAG GCGTAGAAGTATTACATGGCTTGATTGGAAGCGAAAACAGAGAGTTAGAGAGACTGTACAACTCATACTGGAGTCAAGATGAGCCCCATTGTGCCCTCTGCACAGCTCTTTGCACCAGAAAG AGCAAAATGCACGAGCCTATGCCTGATGACTGGAAAGAGTACACATACAACAGAAACGTGACCTACCTAAGTGAAGTGTGGTGTCCATCTTATGTGTTCACGAGGAAATTGAAG gagAATTGCACGCCGCCAAACTTTGACTACGGCACGCCCATTGAAAAATCGCTCCTGCTAACCTGTGAGGACTGCAAAATCTGCGTTCATGCTTTTTGCTATGGGGAAATGCGCCCGGTCAGACCTGGCGAACCTTGGAAGTGCGACAAATGCAGGGTTAACATGAGCGAAGCG GCTTGCTGTCTGTGTCCTATTCCGTGGGGTCCACTGAAGAGGACAAGCGATCGTCGCTGGGCTCACATTCTCTGCTCACTTGCTATTTATGAAGTCAACTTCATGGACGAGGAGCGGAAAGAGCCAATCAACGTGCACAACTTGGACATGGATAGACTGAAGCTG CGCTGCTCGTACTGTAAGGGAACCGGACGCGGTTTGTGCGTGGAGTGCTGCCACCCCCTGTGCAAGGTGGCGTTCCATCCTACGTGCGGCGTTGTGTGCGGCGCCAGATTCTCTGTCAGCAGGGGCCCGCAAGCGGTTCACGTGCTCGCCTCCTGTGCTGACCACACGCCTTGCCCACCTAAAGTTGCCAACAATGTGCTCAAGAGGCCCAATATCGGAGACAAG GTTTGGGCTCGGCACTCAAATGGAAGATACTACTCTGGCACTGTTGAGTGCGTCGACGAGAAGATCTTCGCCTGGGTTGCGTACGCAGATGGGTCTTTCTCCAATGAGACTGAACCCCAGAATGTTTCG TACGGAGCTTACTGCAGGGAAAAGCAAATGAGGAGCAGCCTGAAGGTGGAGGTACTCACTTCCCAAGGTATAACATATCAGGGTGATTATGAAGGCTCTTCTTTGGCACCTGTTTACACT gTGCGCACAGACGCTTTGCTGATAACTGGCGTGAGAGACAGTGACCTGATTGAGTTTGGCAAAACCGAGCCCCTACTCAAAGAAGAACACGTCAAG CAAGAGGTTCCTTCAGATGAAGCTGTCTGTTCCTCTTCCTCTTAG
- the LOC135947260 gene encoding lysine-specific demethylase 4C-like isoform X2: MGSKNSFRVPEIMTFRPSYEQFKDFNQFVRFMESQGAHLAGLAKVIPPPEWKPRSGTYDMSEIGDIKIPAPIAQIVNGMGGTYQQINLQKKAMTVREYKDLAESVKYCKYRPPLGDNAEVERAYWKNLNYGEQIYGADVSGSLMDQNLENWNINKLGSILDYVGDDYKINIEGVNTAYLYFGMWKTTFAWHTEDMDLYSINYLHFGAPKTWYAIPPSHGRRFERVAAGLFPDHFKNCKAFLRHKTSLLSPNILRSNSIPYSSITQETGEIMITFPYSYHAGFNQGFNCAESTNFASERWVEYGKRCLHCTCNKDSVKISMEVFVRRLQSDRYESWLEGKDIGEHPEAPGLKAPANPPDGFVKKTERNGEILKKTSKRHPVHKQAASPAQEDDLCDEEDEEELPDEQDLDFLEEVYIRGGEMDPRKATILDDGHGLRNELPGVKRARGNDEDEWLPPSAKKSQKKLKCRYPKRSVTFPVHSAGRKPMLSATVFPSLTSPSRAASTTYYCNEAISRILGQDLVRMPMHPLSLSPGRASEANTSPSQPTWAFSPALNAGPDKPVSPDSTVQMSPVKPEDCTPPKNIGVEVLHGLIGSENRELERLYNSYWSQDEPHCALCTALCTRKSKMHEPMPDDWKEYTYNRNVTYLSEVWCPSYVFTRKLKENCTPPNFDYGTPIEKSLLLTCEDCKICVHAFCYGEMRPVRPGEPWKCDKCRVNMSEAACCLCPIPWGPLKRTSDRRWAHILCSLAIYEVNFMDEERKEPINVHNLDMDRLKLRCSYCKGTGRGLCVECCHPLCKVAFHPTCGVVCGARFSVSRGPQAVHVLASCADHTPCPPKVANNVLKRPNIGDKVWARHSNGRYYSGTVECVDEKIFAWVAYADGSFSNETEPQNVSYGAYCREKQMRSSLKVEVLTSQGITYQGDYEGSSLAPVYTVRTDALLITGVRDSDLIEFGKTEPLLKEEHVKVCQADLLETMSENNCLQQEVPSDEAVCSSSS; encoded by the exons ATGGGCTCTAAAAACTCGTTTCGCGTTCCAGAGATCATGACATTCAGGCCCAGCTATGAACAATTCAAAGATTTCAACCAGTTTGTTCGATTCATGGAGAGCCAAGGCGCACACCTTGCAGGTCTGGCGAAG GTTATTCCTCCGCCTGAATGGAAACCTCGTAGTGGAACTTACGACATGTCGGAGATTGGTGACATTAAAATCCCTGCGCCAATCGCACAGATTGTAAATGGCATGGGGGGTACTTACCAGCAAATAAACTTGCAGAAAAAAGCGATGACTGTTCGTGAATACAAGGATTTAGCCGAATCCGTGAAATACTGCAA GTACCGCCCGCCCCTGGGAGATAATGCAGAGGTTGAAAGAGCCTATTGGAAAAATCTCAATTACGGTGAGCAAATCTACGGCGCTGATGTCAGCGGCTCGTTGATGGACCAAAACCTTGAG AATTGGAACATTAACAAACTTGGCTCAATCCTGGACTATGTTGGCGACGACTACAAAATCAACATTGAGGGTGTCAATACAGCATATCTTTACTTCGGAATGTGGAAGACCACATTCGCTTGGCACACAGAAGATATGGACCTGTATAGTATAAATTATCTGCATTTTGGTGCCCCAAAGACTTGGTATGCCATACCTCCGTCGCATGGACGCCGGTTTGAGCGTGTCGCTGCTGGCCTATTTCCGGATCACTTCAAGAACTGCAAAGCATTCTTGAGGCATAAGACGTCGCTCTTGTCGCCCAACATCCTGAGGTCCAACAGTATTCCATACAGCTCG aTTACTCAAGAAACAGGGGAAATTATGATTACTTTCCCATACAGTTATCACGCTGGATTCAACCAGGGATTTAACTGTGCAGAGTCGACAAACTTTGCGTCGGAGCGCTGGGTCGAGTATGGCAAGCGCTGTTTACACTGCACTTGCAACAAGGACTCTGTCAAGATATCTATGGAGGTCTTTGTTCGTCGACTGCAAAGCGATAGATATGAAAGTTGGCTTGAGGGCAAGGATATCGGGGAGCACCCTGAGGCCCCAGGCCTGAAAGCACCTGCCAACCCGCCCGACGGCTTTGTCAAGAA GACTGAGAGGAACGGTGAAATACTTAAGAAAACGTCCAAGCGCCATCCTGTCCACAAGCAGGCCGCGTCACCAGCTCAAGAAGATGACTTGTGTGATGAGGAGGATGAAGAAGAATTACCTGATGAGCAAGACTTGGACTTTCTTGAGGAAGTTTACATCAGGGGTGGTGAAATGG ACCCTCGCAAGGCTACAATTCTAGATGATGGGCATGGCTTGAGGAATGAACTTCCAGGAGTAAAACGAGCTAGAGGCAACGATGAAGATGAGTGGCTTCCTCCGAGTGCAAAGAAAAGTCAGAAGAAACTTAAGTGCAG GTACCCGAAAAGATCGGTCACCTTCCCTGTGCACAGTGCCGGCCGGAAGCCAATGCTGAGCGCGACAGTATTCCCAAGCCTGACCAGTCCGAGTCGTGCAGCTTCGACCACATACTACTGCAACGAAGCTATTAGCCGCATCCTAGGCCAGGACCTGGTCCGCATGCCCATGCACCCCCTGTCGCTGTCCCCTGGGCGTGCTTCTGAGGCGAACACTAGCCCTTCTCAACCAACGTGGGCGTTTTCGCCGGCCCTCAACGCGGGACCTGACAAACCAGTCAGTCCAGACAGCACAGTACAAATGTCACCAGTCAAGCCTGAAGACTGCACTCCTCCAAAGAATATAG GCGTAGAAGTATTACATGGCTTGATTGGAAGCGAAAACAGAGAGTTAGAGAGACTGTACAACTCATACTGGAGTCAAGATGAGCCCCATTGTGCCCTCTGCACAGCTCTTTGCACCAGAAAG AGCAAAATGCACGAGCCTATGCCTGATGACTGGAAAGAGTACACATACAACAGAAACGTGACCTACCTAAGTGAAGTGTGGTGTCCATCTTATGTGTTCACGAGGAAATTGAAG gagAATTGCACGCCGCCAAACTTTGACTACGGCACGCCCATTGAAAAATCGCTCCTGCTAACCTGTGAGGACTGCAAAATCTGCGTTCATGCTTTTTGCTATGGGGAAATGCGCCCGGTCAGACCTGGCGAACCTTGGAAGTGCGACAAATGCAGGGTTAACATGAGCGAAGCG GCTTGCTGTCTGTGTCCTATTCCGTGGGGTCCACTGAAGAGGACAAGCGATCGTCGCTGGGCTCACATTCTCTGCTCACTTGCTATTTATGAAGTCAACTTCATGGACGAGGAGCGGAAAGAGCCAATCAACGTGCACAACTTGGACATGGATAGACTGAAGCTG CGCTGCTCGTACTGTAAGGGAACCGGACGCGGTTTGTGCGTGGAGTGCTGCCACCCCCTGTGCAAGGTGGCGTTCCATCCTACGTGCGGCGTTGTGTGCGGCGCCAGATTCTCTGTCAGCAGGGGCCCGCAAGCGGTTCACGTGCTCGCCTCCTGTGCTGACCACACGCCTTGCCCACCTAAAGTTGCCAACAATGTGCTCAAGAGGCCCAATATCGGAGACAAG GTTTGGGCTCGGCACTCAAATGGAAGATACTACTCTGGCACTGTTGAGTGCGTCGACGAGAAGATCTTCGCCTGGGTTGCGTACGCAGATGGGTCTTTCTCCAATGAGACTGAACCCCAGAATGTTTCG TACGGAGCTTACTGCAGGGAAAAGCAAATGAGGAGCAGCCTGAAGGTGGAGGTACTCACTTCCCAAGGTATAACATATCAGGGTGATTATGAAGGCTCTTCTTTGGCACCTGTTTACACT gTGCGCACAGACGCTTTGCTGATAACTGGCGTGAGAGACAGTGACCTGATTGAGTTTGGCAAAACCGAGCCCCTACTCAAAGAAGAACACGTCAAGGTTTGTCAAGCAGATTTGCTTGAGACAATGTCTGAGAACAATTGTTTGCAGCAAGAGGTTCCTTCAGATGAAGCTGTCTGTTCCTCTTCCTCTTAG